One Nicotiana tomentosiformis chromosome 4, ASM39032v3, whole genome shotgun sequence genomic window carries:
- the LOC138910091 gene encoding uncharacterized protein, whose amino-acid sequence MVVLTIPIDARVLFAPVDVASYLCCLVTEEDQEKMNEASVLHHERFLRSRMEISQLEFELKEQVWKKDMYRDLIEQQDEDLKDLLILIAELEKVQEKIDLIELLQAEMDEVKTTAEALKGRMDLLASEKEDTKKELALVKDHLRVAKYKADKWSRLNDELRAQLASNASKWDALGQEYTALKSKLEATSIDSSEVEEMLAQYKADVEIVEAHLRMKIEYVKRLSRRETLEEVHARRFDLSDEFEEAKRLEAEAKELCEPERPKALKE is encoded by the exons ATGGTCGTTCTTACTATCCCAATAGACGCCCGGGTGCTGTTCGCTCCGGTGGATGTGGCCAGCTATCTTTgttgcctggtgaccgaggaggaccaggaaaagatgAACGAA GCTTCGGTGCTCCACCATGAAAGATTTCTTCGATCACGAATGGAAATCAGccaactcgagttcgagctcaaagagCAGGTCTGGAAGAAGGACATGTACAGGGATCTCATTGAACAACAAGACGAGGATCTCAAGGACCTCCTAATTCTCATAGCCGAGCTGGAAAAG GTCCAAGAGAAGATAGACCTGATTGAACTACTTCAGGCCGAGATGGATGAGGTCAAGACCACGGCCGAGGCGCTGAAGGGCAGGATGGACCTGCTGGCTTCGGAAAAGGAGGATACAAAAAAGGAGCTAGCATTGGTCAAGGACCATCTCCGGGTGGCAAAATACAAGGCCGACAAGTGGTCACGGCTAAATGATGAACTCCGGGCACAACTGGCTTCAAACGCCTCGAAATGGGATGCCCTTGGCCAGGAATATACTGCGCTGAAGTCCAAATTGGAGGCAACCTCGATTGATTCCTCTGAAGTCGAGGAAATGCTGGCCCAGTATAAGGCTGATGTGGAGATAGTCGAGGCCCATTTAAGAATGAAGATCGAGTATGTAAAGCGATTGTCCCGGAGGGAGACCCTTGAAGAGGTTCACGCCCGACGATTCGACCTGTCGGATGAGTTCGAAGAAGCCAAGAGGCTTGAGGCTGAAGCAAAGGAGCTTTGCGAGCCTGAGCGCCCGAAGGCTCTGAAG gagtga